One Alkalinema sp. FACHB-956 DNA segment encodes these proteins:
- a CDS encoding type II toxin-antitoxin system VapC family toxin — translation MYLLDTNHCSQIIAGDRQVIQEILSRRNEGVAISVIVQGELRFMAEHSAQRTENLNQIQGFLERFDLYPISADISNTYASLKASLLRTFGPKDQAQRRKTRIQTIGFDDNDLWIAATAIQHQLILVSADSDFDRMQQVSTLRVESWIM, via the coding sequence ATGTATCTGCTTGACACCAACCATTGCAGCCAGATTATTGCAGGCGATCGGCAAGTGATTCAGGAAATTCTCAGCCGTCGTAATGAAGGCGTTGCAATTAGTGTTATTGTCCAAGGTGAGCTGCGTTTCATGGCCGAACATTCCGCTCAAAGAACTGAAAATCTAAATCAGATTCAAGGCTTTCTGGAACGATTTGATCTGTATCCGATTAGTGCGGATATCAGTAATACCTATGCCTCACTCAAAGCTTCACTGCTCAGGACGTTTGGGCCAAAAGATCAAGCTCAGCGCCGTAAAACACGAATTCAAACAATTGGTTTTGATGATAACGATCTGTGGATTGCGGCTACAGCGATTCAGCATCAGCTTATTTTGGTTTCGGCGGACAGTGATTTCGATCGAATGCAGCAAGTCTCAACACTACGGGTTGAATCCTGGATAATGTAA
- a CDS encoding XisI protein: MEGLEQYRDIITALLAEYAGGEVVQADSEIQTIYDRDRDHYQLVSLGWQGNRRFYSVLMHLDIKNGKVWIQRNETDRLIAQALVERGVRKEDIVLGLQPEYARADTGYSVA, encoded by the coding sequence ATGGAAGGACTAGAGCAATATCGAGATATTATTACAGCGCTTTTGGCTGAATATGCTGGGGGTGAAGTGGTACAGGCTGATTCAGAAATTCAGACTATTTACGATCGCGATCGTGATCACTATCAGCTAGTGAGTTTAGGATGGCAAGGGAATCGACGGTTTTATAGTGTGTTGATGCATTTGGATATTAAGAATGGGAAGGTTTGGATTCAGCGGAATGAAACCGATCGATTGATTGCGCAGGCGTTGGTGGAGCGGGGAGTGAGGAAGGAGGATATTGTGTTGGGATTACAGCCGGAGTATGCCAGGGCAGATACAGGCTACAGTGTCGCCTAG
- a CDS encoding DUF2281 domain-containing protein gives MTLKETLLQELETADEELITAAIEWVRSRKHQTALPPASGVPIQRGAKLGDLLEFAGTWAGEDLADCLENVYATRSKTDFSAAPQPFE, from the coding sequence ATGACTCTGAAAGAAACCTTACTGCAAGAACTCGAAACCGCTGATGAAGAATTGATCACAGCAGCGATCGAATGGGTACGATCGCGCAAACATCAAACCGCACTGCCACCTGCCAGTGGTGTCCCAATTCAGCGTGGGGCAAAACTGGGTGACTTACTTGAATTTGCGGGCACTTGGGCGGGTGAAGATTTAGCCGATTGTTTAGAAAACGTCTATGCCACCCGCAGTAAAACCGATTTTAGCGCTGCTCCCCAACCCTTCGAGTAA
- a CDS encoding XisH family protein, with protein MSAKDRYHDAVKTALLKEAWNITADPLRLKFEDEDEVRIDLGAERLLAAERDNEKIAVEIKSFLSESALFDYHAALGQFLNYRLVLQSVEPDRKLYLAVPLIAYEMFFQRPLAKASVQTYGVKLLIYNPIEEEIVLWKD; from the coding sequence ATGTCTGCAAAAGACCGATACCATGACGCAGTGAAGACAGCTTTGTTGAAGGAGGCATGGAATATTACTGCCGATCCTCTGAGGTTGAAGTTCGAGGATGAAGATGAAGTGAGAATTGACTTGGGAGCAGAAAGACTACTTGCAGCGGAACGTGACAATGAAAAAATCGCTGTTGAAATCAAGAGCTTTTTGAGTGAGTCTGCTTTGTTTGATTACCATGCAGCCTTAGGACAGTTTTTGAATTATCGGTTGGTGTTGCAAAGTGTGGAACCCGATCGCAAACTATATTTAGCAGTGCCACTGATTGCCTATGAGATGTTTTTCCAACGTCCATTAGCGAAAGCCTCAGTGCAAACTTATGGGGTGAAGCTGCTCATTTACAACCCAATTGAGGAGGAAATTGTCCTATGGAAGGACTAG